Part of the Oryzias melastigma strain HK-1 linkage group LG11, ASM292280v2, whole genome shotgun sequence genome, aaaatgcaaagactGAATTTTAACACAGACCTGTAATAATGGTTGATAGCAGCTGTTCTTTGCATACATCACATTAAGTTTGGTGCTTTTTTAAGCAGTTAAGGTAAAAAGTTATGAAGCTCTACCATGACGATGTGTTTTGACGGGActatttcaaaaacatgctaacgctTAAGGCTTAGTCGCATGCAAGTTTTTGGGATGTCCAGACCTTTGGAGGTTGTAGAAAGGAACGGCTGCATCTAGCGACGAGAACACGTTTGTCTTGAAGTTCTCTTGAGGCTCATACGACTACCTTTAGGAAGGTCCTGAAAACGAAATGTACTGTTTTCTAtgggtgcattcagactgagaaaGTCCGTTGATTTGGATAGAGTCCATTTAATTTGGGGCAGATTGAGTCCTGAAggttggtctgtattcagactggcgtTTACAggagatttctgtttcagactaaacagacaaaaccatgtgactaaagaactcttcagtcattggccaggaattacaaggtgGCTCAAACCAACAAGAGAAAGTCGGAGGTGGAGCTCTTTAAAATCCTTGTTGGGTTAAAaagttctaacaagtaaacagctggaccaattatttcctctttaaaaacacaatcaatgaTTTATATTTCTCTGTGCCTCAACGTTCACTTCATTCCAAACCAGTTTACACAgctggccgttttggtccagttatttcGCTCCAGAAgcagattgtattcaaataGAGTAATGTCAGATCGAACCGAGGCTCAGtctgattaaaaatgaacagagaTCACCGCGAaaaatgggtcagagagcggttcttGGTCCTGGACCGGAAcccgcttgggtgtattcagactgaaactatTGAGGAAAATGAATTCTGGTTCAATTTAAGCGGATCCAAATGTCTGAATATTCTCTAAGAGTGTTAAGAATTTGTCAGGATGACAAATCCAGGATTAGTAAGGTGTgtgtactggctccttactgccCGCATGAGATGTGCAGATGATATGTGGGTTGCCTGTAGAGTCCACACACAAATTACACTCTGACTGTGTAACTTCCTCAACtctaacagtcagactgcacACAAAGGGTGTGCAGGGAGCGtgcacttgaacagcactaatgggcTCTTTGTGTACAGTGTACAAGGTTTGATGGTGGTGTTGGGGTGGGGGGCATCTCTCATCTGCTTCACCTTTACTTACCCTGTGTGTTGTGTAAGTGTTTACTACAACCTGTCCCCCACTTCatgtctggaaaataaaatgtgtgaacgtttaaaaatatatgcataTTTTTCACCCTCAAGCAGCCCATCTCCACCTGGCAGTTGTGGCTTTCTGTTTACACCGTTAACAAGTGTTTATGTGGCTTTAACCAgacaaatacagtatttttcatatttacttACAGTATCTGCTGCATTTGTTTTAGGCTCTATTTCTGAAGTCAGTGTCACAATCCTCAAATAAAGtctattttatgattttttttttttttttttttttaatttatttcctcCTCCAGGTTTAAACTTGGACACAATAATGTTGCATTTTGGTTGGTTTATGCTCTTACTAAAGCTTTTCTCAACTTCTTGGAGCTCAGTTTTTCAATGCAACACTACTGATCCtcattaagcatttttttaaagctatagaTTGTGAGTCTAGCaatctgatttaaaaatcaataaataacattaatgtgtaaaaaaaagcagaacaattgAGTCAAAAACAGAGAGTTTTATAAAATTCACTGTcaaataaatgatcaaagtCCCTGTACGACcatcttttgatttactgtaaaagcattttattggtttttgaataatgaaatcaatgaaattaattttctagaacatagtttttgcagaggaAAAGTAGGTTATTAGAGATTCACTCATTTTCCATTATTCCTTTGTCTAcgctctctcccgctagcttatagcccctcacaaccccaagctaacattccaacaaaaatgactagcaatatcggagctatccagccaagGCAGATACTAGATCAGATGAGGAAATCGAAGACCTATAAAGATCTATTGGTTACTCAAGTGTTacacaatgacattttttcttctggtgGTCTTGATTCACCATGATTTGAATACAGAGATTCTCAGAAAGGccattttaagcataattttcaTTATGGATGTCCTGCATCACGagaaaaatcctacaagaacatgttaaaaacaccacaagcACAATTTCcgtcagagtgggtctttaaaaccaGTCTTGTGCTGTTTTAAACTCGTTGTTGTGAAACGTTCCTCATAAGCCGTAAGATGATCATCCTTGTGAGCCCAAACTAGGCAACACATTTCTTCAGATCCAACAAAAACATCTCAgctttgacttatttttatttttagaagctTTAAATAAgtactaaaaatgaaaaacacacacacaaagagatTCACAAgagaacatttaaacaattgttaactttcttattttagaaaaacacagcTACTCAGAACGTCCCTGTCCATCAGTTTTCTGTGTGTACTTTTGGTCTCAagagtctttatttttttaaagcaatggTGTTACTTTACACTTTTCCTGTCTGGATGCAGTGactttatatgtgtgtgttggtACAAAGGAGCTCGGGAGTTGGCATGAACGTTCACCAGGCGGCCCGAAGGAAGAGTATTATGAGGCTTTTGGTCCAGTTTCACAGGAGTTGACAAAACAAGAGAAGGCTCCAAATGACACCAAATGCCAGGCTTGTAAACTCACACAACCTGGACCTTCAGagtggaaagaaagaaaaaaaaaacattaatttatagACTACAAACTTTTTGTAGAGTCAATAAGAAAAATGGCCACTTTTTCATATGTTTGTGTggaattaaacataaaaaggaaataatggAGGAAATTGAATGATGAAAAAGATAAGATGATTAATTaacactgaagctccagtgtttatgttctttgatttacttaaatttttaattattaagatgataattccagtagattttgaaggagaaaagcggcgtgagccgcttttctccttcaaaatctactggaattatcatgtcagtggttaaaaagttgtttttaaagggttaaatatgagAAGGACAGAAGGAAAATCACAAGAAAGAGATTTTAGAAGAAAGTAACGGAGAGAGGACCACCCCACGGGTAACACCAGAGGAAGGGGCTGCAGATTTCTCCTCCTTCACCACTACAGATCCCCTCGGAGCAACACTGAGACtggagctgctcctcctgccAAGTCATCCCTCACTCCGCCCTTAAGTGCGTGAGTGTTTGTCCATGCTCACTCATGACGGGGGCCCCTGGAATGCCAGTAAACTTACTCTCATTATTGCTTTCAGCAGAGAAAAGCCCAAAAGCCCTACAATCCTGAATGATGCAACGCTGAGTGTTTACATTAACAACTGTTATGAACAATtcctgaccaaaaaaaaagacacttctCTAACAATGATCCCTCTTTGGGAGTCGCACATCATGACCTGAGGCCTTTCCgtctgcagatttggtcatgaTAAGATGTGATTTTACAAGGTAAACACACGGAACCTCTTTAACCTTAATCAACAGAGCCCCCGAATGAAACACGGAGAAAGCTTAAATCCAATAAAGGTCCTTTGTGTGGCGCAAAGTAAATTAAGTTAGGAGAAGGAGCGCGTTTGATTGAGCGGTGCTCGTCTTTGATAAATGGGCCGTGTTTATATTTGTAAAGCGGGGCCGCTATGATATTGTCTGGTATGCGAAGAGCTATACGGGCCTGTGTTTAACTCAATCTGGAAGATAAACAGCCGTGGGCAGAAAGAGCTCAGAGGATTCATGAAAGTTCttccattttcttctgttttagcCCCGACTTAATCACGTTGACTCGCGCTCTCTTGGAGTCAGAAACCTTCCTTTATAAGTACATCTTAGTGGGCAGTTTTGAGGAAGTGAGAGTGGCGGCTCGCGGTCCAGCTGAGGGTCGCAGGTTTCCGAGGAGGAGGTCAGCCTGGAGTGGTCACAGGTCAAAACCTGTGGGTAATGCTGACACCGACCTAAGGGGATGGAAGCAGAGGAAGGTTCATTATGTCAGTTGGCCGTTGAGCCAACAAGGAAGCTCTTTTGACTTCCCTTTATCGGCATGATAACAAAACCTTCATTATTAAACCTGTTTAATCGCTGGGTTTCCAGAGCAGAACACAAAAAACTgcacaataatttaaaatttaacaatCTTACAGTCGCTTACTTTTTCACTTCCTTTAAGTTTTGCCAAAAAGCTATGAGGCAAGAGGgcgacccccccccctctctaCTTTGACCAGTTGCCAGTTTATCCCAAGGCCCATTTTCACAGTGTGTCCATTGGGCCCCTAAAACCCCCGTTTCCATCCTGCTGTGCCGTGAATTTCCCAACGCAGCGTTTCTTTCCAGCCTCCCCGTCGCCTTGTGAGGTAGTGGTCAGTGAAACGAGGGCCGTGCGAATAGGTGCGGTGCAAAGGTGAAACGCTAAGCTTTTTACAGCAAAGCAGCTGCCACCTAATTAGTTTCACAAATGCCAGCTCGCTGTATCTGAGTGTCCGCCGTGCAGATGGTACAGTGCACCGACAAAAAGCTGGAAAGAGTCCTAGAGAAACAGCTTCTCGGCCTCCGCCAACTCCATGGGTTCTAAAACTCAAGGTTGAATCTGTAAAAGTGGTAATCCCATCTGTGCCATGCTGAGAAATACTTAATATGCCAGGTTTAATGACTTTGTTGGAACCACTTGAGAATCTTGAGCTTTTAAAGAGGTACTTGTCTGGAAGAAGGATGTCttcctttttcacttttttcttgaatatttcTTGCTTGTTTTCAGCActttaacagataaaaaaaaaaagtttggtccATGAATACAAAGATAAACTAAATGTATAAGGAGTCATGATAAATCTATGCAGCAAATATAAAACCATGAagtaaattaggaaaaaaataaataaattgacatTGCATTTAGTGTTAGAGTACTTAAACTACCAAACTGAAGCAAAATCACTTTTAAAGAAGTGTTTTATTCACTTTAGCACAGAACTCACAAAGGAAcatcgaagtaaaaaaaacaagtttttttttctggttactatttAGTGTGCACCAactagtatctggtgagcaccagatagtaactggtgatcTTGATATAGACCaggatttaaataataataataataataataatttttggttactatctggtgaacaGCAGATACTACCtggatactatctggtgcgcatcagAAAGTAGctagaattattttttctagaaaaaaatttttttactttaatttattatcattatttttacttttatgtctctttaggggctccgtacctttGGGGATTAATAcacaaactgaatatttttttgtattttcttctaaatgtgCTAAACTGATTAGTTGATTAGACAGTTAAAGTAATTGTGGGGATATGTAACTTTTCTGATTAAATAATCGAGGGAGACTTAGTTTAGTCCAACTTTCTTCTAATGTCAGATAATTTGCTCAGAGATCCAGTTTATGAGAAGACATAAGTTTTCTGTTGTACTTGCTGCTAACAGGGTCAACCAACCTCAAcaggatttatatttatgtcagCATCTTTCCTTTTGTTAGATTTTACAGACAACTGCAGTGTATTAAAAGTGGTATTAAAGTTGCGATGGCAGCTAAGACGAAATAAGTTGAATCTGAATTGTGGCATTTTATCTtcagttttagtcatttttccgtTTATCCTCAATTGTCTTCAGTTCAGGTTCTACTTCTGTTCTCATGTTTGCTACATTACAGTGTTTGGATGACTGACGGACTAATCTCTGATTCTTTTGTCTCAATAAATGCACCTTATAGTTTGGTTATTtccaacacaatttaaaatataaaccacGCAAACATTGATGATTCGCCAAAGAATCCAGTGCACCATGTAATGCAGAAAATATAGTATATTACACACAAACTGTTACGCATGGTGGTGGAGGTTTCATTATTTGGGCTTTCTTTTCTGATGAACCAACTGGACTCCTTGGTACcgcttttgtttcatttgaatttatGTTGAACATGGTGATGTGTGGCCTGTTTGTCAAATAGCTGAAGTGTGGCTAAAGCTCCATCAGACAATGAtcttagctttaatgaaaaacgctaacaaatgaatacataatagattagttattttaggttttgtcatttcttagatttttaacatgtcaaataaCTAAGCAAAAAAGATTACTTTACTTTCAGAattttttgtagaaatgttctttaaatttgtgtttcattttataattacttcaaaaaaatccaaatgtggttttattttgttaaattacactaaagtggtcaaagttttgaacaaatgcagatcaaaatgattgaaaatggtTCAGCATTATGTGTTTGTGCCTCAAATCATagagaatgacaataaaaggCTAAATGTATcctaaatgttttgagttttttttaaataaattctaatgaGAAGTTGATTCTATCTGAgcgtaaaagtgaaaaaaatgatggtggcacaccaaaatcctaatgacaaaaaacattctgtttgactgttttacatttttcatttaggtaaatctgctgcagcttgaGGACCTTTTTTGACCTAAGCAGGgcgggttttattttgaaaggaactagtttgtgctgctgtcaaaagtaaaacaagttaattattgtaatatttaagttaaGTTATGAAccaatgtttaattaaaaaaaaggcataaatacTGTGcacttttttaacaataaagtgGGACTGTGGCTCTcattgggttctggtctgtaagaaacttgaccaagtggctcttttagtgttaaaggttgcagatctctGGGTTAGCCCTTctacaccagagctttagctccagggttgacattcttttgattactgtaactctttgactgtttacacattttaactCTAACGACTTTGCACCatcatgcaacactttacgttagtaatATATTGCAAACTGGTGCAAAGCCGataagaaaagctgcttttctctgaatCAGAATCAGTTGATTGTTGTTGTGGTACACATTAAAGAGCATGTGTTGTATCTGCGGTATTAGAAAGTTgagtaaaactaaataaatatgcattatttaaaagtttttgtttatttacttttttatttatttttgcatctcAGGTGAATTGAAAGTTTTTACCCCATCAAAAGAGAAGTTTACAGATCTCTGCTCAcaacctcaaaaaaaaaaaaagcaagttggaaaaaatggaaaaagtgacTCCAGTAAGTCCAGTGCATTAATTTCATTCCCCTTTGAGGTGGAGTCATGTAAAAGGAAGGGCTTTATCTGAGCTCACATAACTGGCTTCAGGTATGATTATCGAGACTTGCTCTTGATGGGTAAAAGCCTCTGATCAAACATAAAGAGCGCATATAAACATCTACACTTTTACCACGCTCACACACAAACTGAGATGAAACACAGATAATTAGCTCTAATGGAAACCAGACCTACAAATCAAGCCCCCCCCCCTGTCTGTCTCAGTCTGACTTCCTCTCCCCACTGGTCTTTTTGTGGTGTTGAGGGTTAATGTAAACCAGGGCTAGCTGCCCCATAATGAGGAACTTCAGACAGAGATTGGAAACGAAGGAGACACATTGCTGGCAGAAGTAAAAACACACAGGTATGCTTctgttaaaccaccaaatacATCCgaactttttaatattattaatcaATGTAGCTCTTTGTAttatttaagtcccactccgatcttttgtaaaaatgtttccattggtctttgaattatgattgtgcagttttttgccaaaatctaaaaacctgcatggttttcttggacatagtttctgcagagcggcaatttTCAAGTTGTTGTCGTAAGCTCTctatttacatgctctcctgctaactaactatggcaagccaaagaggTCAATAAGCGCCATGAAAAACGTTGCTTTTGACGCACGTTTTAAAAGTGACATGTAAATTTCGCCGTCTTGTGCTGTCTCAAAACTGGCATGAAAAGCAACGTTTTAGCGTGTCAAAAGTGCAGTTGAAATCACGCATCAAAAGCGGCGTTTTGTTGTGTCACATACATGTGCTCACGATTAAGGTCTTTGTGGGTCTTAAAGAAACCTTCCACATGATGCTAGACGTAGACATCAGATTATCAGGAAAGATTTGTTCATCTATTGGTTTTTCACCATTTTACAACAGGAATCAActgtttctgttgtaaaaaGCATGTTAGTTTGGTCATTTATTGACTACAAAATGAGATTTCTAATTATCTGCagcaaagaaaactttatttatgtttttaatagtttatttatgtaatacatacttgcaaaaaacaaagaaagaagaagacgaagaacaaaaaataaacactaacTACAATCCTGATGATACTGTTGCTAAAAGtcaacaaaagagaaaacaactCATAATTcccacatgaaaaaaacactacTTCTCTGCAACTGTCTTAGCCGCTAAGCCACCAGCGGGATTCAAAAGGCTCTCGGCCGTGGCCATTTTATTCAAGGAAAACAACTTATTCGGGTTAGGGTTAAAACGGCGCTTTTGACATGCAGTTTTGAATTTtgaacttcaaactttatttttttgtatagtGCCTTTCATTCATACAAAACTTAAACCGCTTtacataaaagcaaagaaaaatacacattaaaatcatagtgttaaaaaacaaaaagaaaacaggacatttactcaaaaaaaataaaaaataagtaccCCTTCCCCCCCCGGTCCCTCCTTCAACCCACCCAGTCCCCCCCTAAAATAATACTTGACAACAAAACTGAACTAAGGCTTAAGAACAGCTGATCTGAGGAAACAGTACGCACTAAAATGCTGCTTTCAATGCATGATTTTAAACGCACTAGAACGGCACTTTTAACACGCCGTTTTTACGTGCTAAACGCTGCTTTTTAAGCCCGTTTTGGGACAACACAAGACGCGTAATTTACttgctacttttaaaatgtgcGTTAAAAGCTACGTTTTTCGTAACAATATGCCATCTTTTTATGACGCTTTACCTGGTGATTATTGACCCCTTTGGCTTGCCAAAGTACAGCCCTTCAtacccccaacctaatattaccggtgccacaaaaatgacatgcaacatcggagctatccagaagtacagttttgagccagaaaaatgaagagctttttttaatctgtaattttttcatctgctcctgattcacattgatttgaataaaaaaataaaaatttaagtctaatttttctcaatatacgtcaaaaatgctacaagaagatgttaaaacatccaaaaacactattttcagtAAAGACTATGAAACCTTTTAGATCAATTGAGGGATTCCAAAGTTTagatttgtgtgcatgtgtgtgtcagtCATCAAAGCCTCTATATATCTGAAACTCTTAAACCTGGAGAGCCAGATGCCTTCACACTGATAACAAGTGGTCATCCCACTACTTTCAAACATCAAAGGAGGTGGCAGGAGCCTTCGTTCCCTTCCCTCTCCTCCTGTGTGGAATGTATTTTCCCCCCGTTTCATAGGCGTGAGAAATCTCCTTGTGTGTGTCTAACCTATATGTGTTTGCGTGTGTGTTTTGAAGCCTCAAAGGTGACATTCCTGCGTGTCAGAGCAACAGCCTCAAGTTTAAGATAACACGGTTACGGTGATCTAAGGGTGGGAATCGATTCCCCCTGGCCAGTGGGGGCTTCAGGGTCAGAGCTGATGGCTTTACCTTCCGCACGCAACCCGTGATGCGAAAACACCGTAATTCTTCTATAATCATCCCCTAACAACCCCGGAGAGGGATATGAAGCTCCCTACAGAGCCTTTCATCTCTGACTCTTCTAATATTGCAGCACTCCAGGTTCATcttatgtaaacttttttttgtgacataaagcatttattattactttagaatgcaataaataaatgtttatagatTTACAGTGTGTGGAAATGATCTATATTTAatgagttgttttatttatgacacttttgcagaatttttctttcaagtatttttgttttcaactcaaactttaagcaagtttttaactaatatttcaataaaaagtgatttaaagcataaaaattacaaatataacCACCTCAGCTCCAAATTTACCTTAAAATAACAtctacatgaaaacaaaaatgattttttttccatatttagaaatacattcaggtgtcaaagggttcAATTTTCATACATAGAATGACATGGTCCATTCAATTTGCATTATGACCCCTTTCCCCCCTCTGTCAAAACTTCTGAGATATAGCTGGTATAGCACCTGCAGGCGACTGCAGCGGTGACCTATGTCTCAGAGGACATCTGGGAATATCGTGCATGCCTCCTACAGCTTCAAATTCACCGTGTTCAAACAGACCACCGGCTAATTATGGCTTTCCCAGATCCCTGAGCTCATGAAATCACTACAGAATAGGCCAGCGgtatgaaatgttttcttttgcccCCTCCTCTCTGGTTCAGTTAACTGGGGATTTTGCCAGCAAAACAAACTCCCAAAAAGTACCGAGACAATCAGAACAAAGTGTATTTGATAAAATATCATACCACACAGCCATGAATAAACTGGAAGTCAAGTACCTAATGAAGCTTTAAGAACAAAAACCGCAGAggacatttcaatttttttatttatctcatTAAAAGCGTATGCAACACACACaatgtttccaaaaaaataaataacttttatttcagAGAGAGGAAAAGAGTTGCATATCtgcatagaaaaataaatacttcatTTTCTGTGAAAGTCTGTCACAAGGAATGTGGAGTGGATTGTCGTTTGGCTCTCATTTTTCCAAACAGAGCACTTTACcagagcttgttttttttttttttttacaacattcaTAGTCGCAGTGGTCTTGGTTCCGTCATGCCCTTCATGTCACTTCTTACTGTAAGTGCTCCCTTGCAAACATCACGGTCCACGCAAGGGGAATTATAGGAAAAGGCCTTGAAGAACCAAGGCTGAGCCGGCCTCAGTTTGGCCTTTTTGTCCTTATCCGCTGGCTGTCCAGTCAGCATAATctgcagaaaaatatgtttataagtTTGCATTAGGAGCACAAATCTTCACTTTGATCAGTTCATTTAGCATGCAGGCATTTCTTTAGAAGATGTAAATGTTTCTATTGCAAATGAGATTTAGCACCAAATAGTAGATCTGTAGATCTAAAATCTATTGCTAATTTGAAATACTTTacttaaactgtaaaatattgaagcaaataaaagagaaagagtgatggatggatggaaataaagtaactaagaaagaaagaaaactttattctaTCCatgctgaaacacaaacaaacgtGTTTTGATTGGTGCGTAAAATGCGCATGAGTGGTTATCACACCTGTGCTTACCCATGCTGTCCCTTCTCCAGCAGGATGATCCAGTTAGTGGGATGTAGTAGACAAGGACCACGCGCCCCCCATTCTCCAGACTGAGAAGGCGTAACTCAGGCGCTCGTGCGCCACGTAGCTGCAGCTCGTCCCCCGCGCATCCAGCTCGTCGCTCTGTAAAACTTGGCACAGGAAGTCGATGTAGCGCGCGGCGAGCTTCAGCGTCTGGATCTTGCTGAGTTTGTCCGATGGGAGGGTGGGGATGATCTTCCGCAGCGACGTGAACGCCTCGTTGAGCGACTGCGTACGCTGCCGCTCGCGGATGTTGGCCATGACGCGCTGCGTCTGCAGGTCGTCGAAGGAGCCCGCGGGGCTGCCGCTGCTGCTGGCCTCGCTGCCGCCGCTCTCCGCGCTCCCACCTCCCCCCTCACTACTTTTCCTGCACTTTTTCTTGCCCGGACAGGGACTGCGCTCCACGTCCGCCTCGTCGTCTTCCTCCGCGCTCCGGCGCGCCGTCCGCCTTTTCCGTGCGCCCCTGCGCGGCAGCTGGCGCTCGGTCTCCTCCTCGCTGTTGCCAGCGCTGTCCATCGGGGAGGAGTTCTCTTCCCGCATCACCCTCCGATCCAAAGATACAGTTATAACATCAACAAGTATGATGTGTGGTGGCCTGCATTTAGGTGTAGACTTTAAATATTTCGTGCGCCACAGAGAGGAAGAGGTGTCTGCCAGACTGGGATGACCCGAGCTCTTATACTGGGGTGCGGGCAGGAGGATTTTGGGGAGTGCTCTGATTGGATGGGGAAGTATGTAACTTAATAGCCTAGTTTAGAGCCTACTACTTCTGGTTTTATTAACAGGATGGAGCTTAAATCTTCTTTAAAGAGGGGCGGcgctaaaaactttttttttctttcttttgtttttttttttaaacattccaTTAATTTTAAATCGAATTTGATATTACATTACAGCTCTGTAAAATATATCTTTCTGCCaattctttgctttttaagcacattttctGGGTTTAGAAAACTGTTGAAATGGGAGCAGGGATAGTGGTGAAAAACAATCAGACCCCGATGATGAACCAGCAGGACGTCCCAGCTCGTATAAGCAAACCAAGGTGTTTATTTTCAATGTGAGGTAAACGGCGCTGACTCCCCGTTGGGGGGTC contains:
- the twist1a gene encoding twist-related protein 1a, which encodes MREENSSPMDSAGNSEEETERQLPRRGARKRRTARRSAEEDDEADVERSPCPGKKKCRKSSEGGGGSAESGGSEASSSGSPAGSFDDLQTQRVMANIRERQRTQSLNEAFTSLRKIIPTLPSDKLSKIQTLKLAARYIDFLCQVLQSDELDARGTSCSYVAHERLSYAFSVWRMGGAWSLSTTSH